In Cupriavidus basilensis, the following proteins share a genomic window:
- a CDS encoding glucan biosynthesis protein G, whose protein sequence is MALPTLLAAGALLAGGQASAFSLDDVVPRAKTLADKPYAAPVSNLPPVFSQMQFADYIKIQPQRDNLEWKDQGTPFRLGFYHQGMQFGSPVRINEIVGGAVHEIRYDPARFDFGDLKLDKSATGKLGYAGFRVLYPINRAGKLDEIMSVLGASYFRVIGKNQVYGLSSRGLAIDTGLPVAEEFPAFREFWIERPDPQDKHLVFYALLDSQRATGAYRFDLYPGEDAVLKVQARIFLRGPVAKLGVAPLTSMFLFGPNQQRDQYNFRPALHDSNGLAIHTGSGEWLWRPLNNPRNLAISTFQVTSPKGFGLLQRGREFSSYEDLKDRYDLRPSAWIEPQGDWGKGKVELVEIPTPDETNDNIVAFWTPDQLPPKGQPLKADYTMHWTLDERALMDKDLASVKQTLRSAGEITQANLIRHLDGSTGIVVDFEGPVLASLPPGTQIGAQVSVSGNAEIIDRVVEPNPVIKGWRLSLRIKVKDPKQVVEMRAALVSGDKTLSETWSYQMPPYSVGGK, encoded by the coding sequence ATGGCCTTGCCAACGCTGCTGGCCGCCGGGGCGCTGCTGGCGGGCGGCCAGGCCAGCGCGTTCTCCCTGGACGACGTAGTGCCCCGCGCCAAGACCCTGGCCGACAAGCCTTATGCCGCACCGGTCAGCAACCTGCCCCCGGTGTTCAGCCAGATGCAGTTTGCCGACTACATCAAGATCCAGCCCCAGCGCGACAACCTGGAGTGGAAGGACCAAGGCACGCCGTTCCGCCTGGGCTTCTACCACCAGGGCATGCAGTTCGGCAGCCCGGTACGCATCAACGAGATCGTGGGCGGCGCGGTCCATGAGATCCGGTACGACCCCGCGCGCTTTGACTTCGGCGACCTGAAGCTGGACAAGTCCGCGACCGGCAAGCTCGGCTATGCCGGGTTCCGGGTGCTCTACCCGATCAACCGGGCCGGCAAGCTCGACGAGATCATGAGCGTGCTGGGCGCCAGCTACTTCAGGGTCATCGGCAAGAACCAGGTCTATGGCCTGTCCAGCCGCGGCCTGGCCATCGATACCGGGCTGCCCGTCGCAGAGGAGTTTCCGGCCTTCCGCGAGTTCTGGATCGAGCGGCCGGATCCACAGGACAAGCACCTGGTGTTCTATGCCCTGCTGGATTCCCAGCGTGCCACCGGCGCCTACCGCTTCGATCTCTACCCCGGCGAGGATGCGGTCCTCAAGGTGCAGGCGCGCATTTTCCTGCGTGGCCCCGTCGCCAAGCTCGGCGTGGCGCCGCTGACCAGCATGTTCCTGTTCGGGCCGAACCAGCAGCGCGACCAGTACAACTTCCGCCCGGCCCTGCACGACTCCAACGGCCTTGCCATCCATACCGGCAGCGGCGAATGGCTGTGGCGCCCGCTGAACAATCCGCGCAACCTCGCCATCAGCACCTTCCAGGTCACCAGCCCCAAGGGCTTCGGCCTGCTCCAGCGGGGCCGCGAGTTTTCCTCGTATGAAGACCTGAAGGACCGTTATGACCTGCGGCCAAGCGCCTGGATCGAGCCCCAGGGCGACTGGGGCAAGGGCAAGGTCGAGCTGGTGGAAATCCCCACGCCCGACGAGACCAACGACAACATCGTCGCCTTCTGGACGCCGGACCAGCTGCCGCCCAAGGGCCAGCCCCTGAAGGCGGACTACACGATGCACTGGACCCTTGACGAGCGCGCCCTGATGGACAAGGACCTGGCCTCGGTCAAGCAGACGCTGCGCTCCGCGGGAGAAATCACGCAGGCCAACCTGATCCGCCACCTGGATGGCAGCACAGGCATCGTGGTCGACTTTGAAGGCCCTGTGCTGGCAAGCCTGCCCCCGGGCACGCAGATCGGCGCACAGGTCAGCGTGAGCGGCAACGCCGAGATCATCGACAGGGTGGTGGAACCCAATCCCGTCATCAAGGGCTGGCGGCTGAGCCTGCGGATCAAGGTCAAGGATCCGAAGCAGGTGGTGGAAATGCGCGCGGCGCTGGTGTCCGGCGACAAGACGCTGAGCGAGACGTGGAGCTACCAGATGCCGCCGTATTCGGTCGGCGGCAAATAG
- the bglX gene encoding beta-glucosidase BglX, whose product MLSLLALSASLVCSPVLAGTAPAATGDKNAFVADLIGRMTLEEKIGQLRLISIGEDMPQPQLLKEIAAGRVGGTFNSVTRKDNRPMQQAAVERSRLKIPIFFAYDVVHGHRTIFPISLGLASSWDMETVAQSARISAIEASADGLDMTFAPMVDISRDPRWGRTSEGFGEDPYLVSLCAQASVRGFQGTSLANADSVMAVVKHFALYGAVEGGRDYNTVDMSPLRMYQDYLPPYRAGVDAGGGGVMIALNSINGVPATSNTWLLRDLLRKTWGFKGITVSDHGAIDELTKHGVAKDARESAKLAITAGVDMSMHDSAYRDHLPELVKSGEVPMRVIDDAVREILGAKYDLGLFQDPFKRIGAAEQDPADVDAPGRLHREAARAAARQSLVLLENRERTLPLKKSGTVAVVGPLADAPIDTMGSWSAAGKSGQTVTLLQGVRDALGGNGRVAYARGANVTDDAGVVRYLNFMNWDKPEIVQDKRAPGDMIAEAVAAARGADVIVVAVGESRGMSHEASSRTTLSLPGSQETLLKALKTTGKPMVVVLMNGRPLTINWVKDNADAVLETWYAGTEGGHAIADVLFGDYNPSGKLPVSFPRSLGQIPTYYNQLRIGRPFVPGQPPNYTSQYFEETSGPLYPFGYGLSYTDFGVSGITLSSPTMPRGGRIEASVTVKNTGQRDGETVVQLYIQDVAASVVRPVKELKDFHKLMLKAGEERVVRFSLDEDKLKFFNAKLEYAAEPGEFKVQIGLDSQAVREQGFVLQ is encoded by the coding sequence ATGCTCTCTTTGCTGGCCCTGTCGGCCAGCCTGGTTTGTTCGCCGGTGCTTGCCGGCACCGCGCCGGCTGCCACCGGCGACAAGAATGCCTTCGTCGCTGATCTCATCGGACGGATGACGCTGGAGGAGAAGATCGGGCAATTGCGCCTGATCAGCATCGGCGAGGACATGCCCCAGCCCCAGTTGCTCAAGGAGATCGCGGCGGGCCGGGTAGGCGGCACGTTCAACTCGGTGACGCGCAAGGACAACCGGCCGATGCAGCAAGCGGCGGTGGAGCGCAGCCGCCTGAAGATCCCCATTTTCTTCGCCTACGACGTGGTGCACGGGCATCGCACCATCTTCCCGATCAGCCTGGGCCTGGCATCGAGCTGGGACATGGAAACGGTGGCGCAGAGCGCGCGCATCTCAGCCATCGAAGCCAGCGCGGATGGCCTCGACATGACCTTCGCGCCGATGGTCGACATCTCGCGCGATCCGCGCTGGGGGCGCACGTCGGAAGGGTTTGGCGAGGATCCGTACCTGGTCTCGCTGTGCGCGCAGGCCAGCGTCAGGGGCTTTCAGGGAACCTCCCTGGCCAACGCGGATAGCGTGATGGCGGTGGTCAAGCACTTCGCGCTGTACGGCGCGGTGGAAGGCGGGCGCGACTACAACACGGTCGACATGAGCCCGCTGCGCATGTACCAGGACTACCTGCCGCCATACCGCGCCGGCGTCGATGCCGGCGGCGGCGGCGTCATGATCGCGCTGAACTCGATCAACGGCGTGCCGGCCACATCCAACACATGGCTGTTGCGTGACCTGCTGCGCAAGACCTGGGGCTTCAAGGGCATCACGGTGAGCGACCACGGGGCCATCGACGAACTGACCAAGCATGGCGTGGCCAAGGATGCGCGCGAGTCCGCCAAACTCGCCATCACGGCCGGCGTCGACATGAGCATGCACGACTCCGCTTACCGGGATCACCTGCCCGAACTGGTGAAATCCGGCGAAGTGCCCATGCGCGTCATTGACGATGCGGTGCGCGAGATACTGGGCGCCAAGTACGACCTGGGACTGTTCCAGGACCCCTTCAAGCGCATCGGCGCCGCCGAGCAGGACCCGGCTGACGTCGACGCGCCGGGCCGACTGCACCGGGAGGCCGCACGCGCCGCGGCGCGCCAGTCGCTGGTGCTGCTCGAGAACCGCGAGCGCACGCTGCCGCTGAAGAAGTCCGGCACGGTCGCGGTCGTCGGGCCGCTGGCCGATGCGCCCATCGACACCATGGGGAGCTGGTCTGCCGCCGGCAAATCCGGGCAGACGGTGACGCTGCTCCAAGGCGTGCGCGACGCGCTCGGCGGCAATGGCCGCGTGGCCTATGCCCGCGGCGCGAACGTGACCGACGACGCTGGCGTGGTCAGGTACCTGAACTTCATGAACTGGGACAAGCCCGAGATTGTCCAGGACAAGCGTGCCCCGGGGGACATGATCGCCGAAGCCGTGGCGGCAGCGCGCGGCGCCGACGTGATCGTGGTGGCCGTGGGCGAGTCGCGCGGCATGTCGCATGAGGCCTCGAGTCGTACCACCTTGTCGCTGCCGGGCAGCCAGGAGACGCTGCTCAAGGCGCTCAAGACCACCGGCAAGCCGATGGTGGTGGTGCTGATGAACGGCCGCCCGCTCACCATCAACTGGGTGAAGGACAACGCCGACGCCGTGCTCGAGACCTGGTACGCCGGCACCGAAGGCGGCCATGCCATTGCCGACGTGCTGTTCGGCGACTACAACCCTTCGGGCAAGCTGCCCGTTTCCTTCCCGCGCTCGCTCGGGCAGATCCCCACCTACTACAACCAGCTGCGTATCGGGCGCCCGTTTGTGCCTGGCCAGCCGCCAAACTACACCTCGCAATACTTCGAGGAAACGTCCGGCCCGCTGTACCCGTTCGGCTACGGACTGAGCTATACGGACTTCGGCGTGTCCGGTATCACGCTATCGAGCCCCACCATGCCGCGCGGTGGCCGCATCGAGGCGAGCGTGACGGTGAAGAACACCGGGCAGCGCGATGGCGAAACCGTGGTCCAGCTCTATATCCAGGACGTTGCCGCTTCCGTGGTGCGGCCGGTGAAGGAGCTGAAGGACTTCCACAAGCTCATGCTCAAGGCAGGCGAGGAGCGCGTCGTGCGTTTTTCCCTCGATGAGGACAAGCTGAAGTTCTTCAACGCCAAACTGGAATACGCCGCCGAGCCGGGGGAATTCAAGGTGCAGATCGGGCTGGATTCGCAGGCGGTGCGGGAGCAGGGCTTCGTGTTGCAGTAG
- a CDS encoding methyltransferase family protein, translating to MVMEVSARVCVVLLLSVFAYSAYAQWRLAPERITLLLLVVATVLTVGLSLFSRIPEKRDMRPLSFVMSIGGSFYYLGIELDPGVRLVPETVGATLEITGILFQLFAKLSLRGSFGILPANRGVVSRGAYRLVRHPIYLSYLVTDLGFLLANFGWRNALLYGGLYALQTGRMFREEQLLGQDPAYRAYQANVRYRVIPGVF from the coding sequence ATGGTGATGGAGGTATCCGCGCGCGTGTGCGTCGTCCTGCTGCTGAGCGTGTTCGCCTATAGCGCGTACGCGCAGTGGCGCCTGGCGCCCGAGCGCATCACCTTGCTGCTGCTTGTGGTTGCCACGGTGCTGACCGTCGGCTTGTCGCTGTTCTCGCGCATCCCCGAAAAGCGCGACATGCGCCCCTTGAGCTTTGTGATGTCGATTGGCGGCAGCTTCTACTATCTCGGGATCGAGCTCGACCCCGGCGTTCGCCTTGTCCCCGAGACAGTCGGCGCCACGCTGGAAATCACCGGCATCCTGTTCCAGCTATTCGCCAAGCTATCGCTGCGCGGCTCCTTCGGCATCCTGCCCGCCAATCGCGGCGTGGTGTCGCGCGGCGCGTACCGGCTCGTGCGCCACCCCATCTATCTGAGCTACCTGGTGACAGACCTTGGCTTCCTGCTGGCCAACTTCGGCTGGCGCAATGCCCTGCTCTACGGCGGCCTCTATGCCTTGCAAACGGGCCGGATGTTCAGGGAAGAACAACTCCTGGGCCAGGATCCCGCCTATCGCGCGTATCAGGCCAATGTGCGATATCGCGTCATTCCCGGGGTGTTCTAG
- a CDS encoding class I SAM-dependent methyltransferase encodes MPGYQTKQESIAVTGVADLVIRSLLDKQQYSDPLGEAERMGISSAMWPLFGLLWPSGAHLAARMALRPVDPTERVLEIGCGLGLASLVGHRRGADVTASDCHPMAAAFLAENVRLNGLAPMKYRHGHWSAAEHEQHAPAGAGPFPAADVHGHFDLIIGSDLLYERDANANLAHFIGRHASPTVEIWIIDPDRGNRPAFNRQMAEQGFAMREEKLDRVATAGIDAYKGRLLVYRWAAPMPPAPLLEAAHVATMATIALH; translated from the coding sequence ATGCCCGGCTACCAAACCAAGCAAGAGAGCATCGCCGTGACCGGCGTCGCCGACCTGGTCATTCGCTCCTTGCTGGACAAGCAGCAGTACTCCGATCCCCTCGGCGAAGCCGAACGCATGGGCATTTCTTCCGCCATGTGGCCGCTGTTCGGGCTGCTGTGGCCATCCGGTGCGCACCTGGCCGCGCGCATGGCGCTGCGGCCGGTGGACCCCACCGAGCGGGTGCTGGAAATCGGCTGCGGGCTGGGGCTGGCCAGCCTGGTGGGGCACCGCAGGGGTGCCGACGTGACCGCCAGCGACTGCCATCCGATGGCCGCCGCCTTCCTCGCGGAGAACGTACGCCTGAATGGCCTCGCGCCAATGAAGTACCGGCACGGACACTGGAGCGCCGCGGAGCACGAGCAGCATGCCCCTGCTGGCGCCGGCCCCTTCCCCGCCGCCGACGTCCACGGCCATTTCGACCTGATCATCGGCAGCGACCTGCTCTACGAGCGCGATGCCAATGCCAACCTCGCCCACTTTATCGGGCGCCATGCCAGCCCCACGGTCGAGATCTGGATCATTGATCCCGACCGCGGCAACCGGCCCGCCTTCAACCGGCAGATGGCCGAGCAGGGTTTCGCGATGCGCGAGGAAAAGCTCGACCGCGTGGCCACGGCCGGCATCGATGCCTACAAGGGCCGCCTGCTGGTCTACCGCTGGGCAGCGCCGATGCCGCCCGCACCGCTGCTGGAAGCAGCACACGTCGCAACCATGGCGACGATCGCACTACACTGA
- a CDS encoding LysR family transcriptional regulator, which produces MRHLQLMLALSESPSLRQAAEGLALTQPAATKSLQELEDVLGVSLFTRHARGLDPTVSGKAVMRYARVVFADMDELREELVAIQAGDVGKVRVGAVMAPAPDLLTHVIVKLKQAHPRLHIIVQIDTSDVLVHALQQDQIDIVLGRIPDGWPSEELSFETLGEEALSIVTRVGHPAAERGKLKLAALTEYAWIIQPHPSPMRQIIDQTFRENRVPPPVSTVETSSILTTLSVLRESDMLAVLPTSVARYYEDLKMIATLPVALHGRLAPYGLVLRKSRPPTPAMQLVIDMLRAGGAAATGGMEAKGGAATVKP; this is translated from the coding sequence ATGCGGCACCTGCAACTGATGCTGGCGCTCTCGGAGTCGCCCTCGCTGCGCCAGGCGGCTGAAGGGCTGGCCCTGACCCAGCCTGCCGCTACCAAGTCCCTGCAGGAACTGGAAGACGTGCTCGGCGTATCGCTCTTTACACGCCACGCGCGCGGGCTGGACCCGACGGTATCGGGCAAGGCGGTGATGCGTTACGCGCGGGTGGTCTTTGCCGACATGGATGAACTGCGCGAGGAGCTTGTCGCCATCCAGGCCGGCGATGTGGGCAAGGTGCGCGTGGGCGCGGTGATGGCGCCGGCGCCGGACCTGCTCACCCACGTGATCGTCAAGCTCAAGCAGGCGCATCCGCGCTTGCACATCATCGTGCAGATCGATACCAGCGACGTGCTGGTGCACGCGCTGCAGCAGGACCAGATCGATATCGTGCTGGGCCGCATCCCCGATGGCTGGCCATCGGAGGAGTTGTCGTTCGAGACGCTGGGGGAGGAGGCGCTGTCGATCGTCACCCGCGTGGGGCATCCGGCGGCGGAGCGCGGCAAGCTGAAGCTGGCCGCGCTGACGGAGTACGCGTGGATCATCCAGCCGCACCCCAGCCCGATGCGCCAGATCATCGACCAGACCTTCCGCGAGAATCGCGTGCCGCCGCCGGTGAGCACGGTGGAGACCTCGTCGATCCTCACCACGCTGTCCGTGCTGCGCGAGTCCGACATGCTCGCCGTGCTGCCCACCTCGGTGGCCCGCTACTACGAGGACCTGAAGATGATCGCCACGCTGCCGGTAGCCTTGCACGGCCGGCTTGCGCCTTACGGGCTGGTGCTGCGCAAGAGCCGCCCGCCCACGCCCGCCATGCAGCTCGTCATCGACATGCTGCGCGCGGGCGGAGCGGCTGCAACGGGCGGCATGGAAGCCAAGGGCGGGGCGGCCACCGTCAAGCCTTAG
- a CDS encoding Bug family tripartite tricarboxylate transporter substrate binding protein: MPNVPFSRRHFLRTGLSVAALACAAPLAAQAQAQGAYPSRPITLVVPFPPGGSVDIMARQYSEPLSRILGVPVVVDNRPGAGGSVATQSVARSKPDGYTLVVSSQSSHLANPLTQPKLGYDPIKDFENIAILGRQPNALVVHSSLPVRTFAEFLAYAKKNPGKLDYGSGGVGSMGQLNVEMLKASTGIYATHIPYRGGTHLITAVLSNEVQFILDNLVIMLPYIKEGKVRALAVASEQRLPQLPDVPTMAELGYPQLNLSSWTGIAAPAGTPEPVVQKLYQAVRQAASDPAMQTALRARGVFPPEEMAPAAFERMMADRMVRYGEVVRKAKISAD; the protein is encoded by the coding sequence ATGCCGAACGTGCCATTCTCCCGCCGCCATTTCCTCCGCACCGGCCTCAGCGTAGCCGCGCTCGCGTGTGCCGCGCCGCTGGCCGCGCAAGCGCAAGCACAGGGCGCCTATCCCTCGCGCCCCATCACGCTGGTGGTGCCCTTCCCGCCCGGTGGTTCGGTGGACATCATGGCCCGCCAGTACTCGGAGCCGCTGTCGCGCATCCTGGGCGTGCCGGTGGTCGTCGACAACCGCCCGGGCGCGGGCGGCTCGGTCGCCACGCAATCGGTGGCGCGCAGCAAGCCCGATGGCTATACGCTGGTGGTGTCCTCCCAGAGCAGCCACCTGGCCAACCCGCTGACCCAGCCAAAGCTGGGCTATGACCCGATCAAGGATTTCGAGAACATCGCCATCCTGGGCCGCCAGCCCAACGCCCTGGTGGTGCATTCAAGCCTGCCGGTGCGCACGTTCGCGGAGTTCCTGGCCTACGCGAAGAAGAACCCGGGCAAGCTCGACTACGGCAGCGGCGGCGTTGGCAGCATGGGCCAGCTGAATGTGGAAATGCTCAAGGCCAGCACCGGCATCTACGCCACGCACATCCCCTATCGTGGCGGCACGCACCTGATCACGGCCGTGCTGAGCAATGAGGTCCAGTTCATCCTCGACAACCTGGTCATCATGCTGCCCTACATCAAGGAAGGAAAGGTACGTGCGCTGGCGGTGGCTTCCGAGCAGCGCCTGCCGCAGCTGCCCGACGTGCCGACCATGGCCGAGCTGGGCTACCCGCAGCTCAACCTGAGTTCCTGGACGGGCATTGCCGCGCCTGCCGGCACGCCCGAGCCGGTGGTGCAGAAGCTCTACCAGGCGGTGCGCCAGGCCGCCAGCGACCCCGCCATGCAGACGGCGCTGCGCGCGCGCGGCGTGTTCCCGCCCGAGGAGATGGCACCGGCCGCCTTCGAACGCATGATGGCCGACCGGATGGTGCGCTACGGCGAAGTGGTCCGCAAGGCCAAGATTTCCGCGGATTGA